From Elaeis guineensis isolate ETL-2024a chromosome 16, EG11, whole genome shotgun sequence, a single genomic window includes:
- the LOC105059470 gene encoding uncharacterized protein encodes MGITPSILAKLGVPGVESLAQDQVYDKYFKDKDITDFEKFHLAFIDLCNDINTVLPGKHYKAPPRKVLENIFKTWKDSEESKRKEVLMDNFKKEVEEHKPNERAMIVTGLVAPAAATYLKRTGENTPQLKKFRLHLIPNFVFVPTTTFLALVGVRVLQIKATTRS; translated from the exons ATGGGCATCACCCCGAGCATATTGGCAAAACTTG GGGTACCTGGGGTTGAGTCATTAGCTCAAGATCAAGtctatgataaatattttaaggACAAAGATATTACGGACTTTGAAAAATTTCACCTTGCATTTATTGATCTTTGCAA TGACATCAATACAGTCTTGCCTGGTAAGCATTATAAGGCACCTCCGCGCAAGGTTCTAGAG AACATCTTCAAGACATGGAAAGATAGCGAAGAGAGCAAACGTAAGGAAGTTTTGATGGACAACTTCAAGAAAGAAGTTGAGGAACACAAGCCAAATGAGAGAGCTATGATAGTCACTGGGTTGGTGGCTCCTGCTGCTGCTACTTATCTTAAGAGGACAGGGGAGAATACCCCACAGCTGAAGAAGTTCCGGCTCCACCTCATCCCTAACTTTGTCTTTGTACCAACGACTACGTTTCTAGCATTAGTTGGAGTCAGAGTACTTCAGATCAAGGCGACCACCCGGTCTTAG
- the LOC105059468 gene encoding putative lipase C4A8.10 translates to MEDDGGGVCSKESVNGGTDVWSSSASPASSPDHLVVMVHGILGSTADWQYGASEFVKMLPDKVMVHCSECNMYRLTLDGVDVMGERLADEVVGVIIRKPEIRKISFIAHSVGGLVARYAIGRLYRHPEGNPSQEHLGNICVRGTICGLEAINFITVATPHLGSRGNRQVPFLFGVTAIEKVASCVIHWIFGRTGRHLFLTDNDEGQPPLLLRMVDDCGDLYFMSALRAFKRRVAYANVGYDHIVGWRTSSIRRNSELPTWEDSLNEKYPHIVYEELSKGTNFDQCEEDSVINSDSDELEEKMVIGLTRISWERVDVSFHSSRQRFAAHSVIQVKYSFMHSEGADVIQHMIDHFLT, encoded by the exons ATGGAAGACGACGGGGGAGGCGTTTGCTCAAAGGAGTCCGTCAATGGCGGAACGGACGTCTGGAGCTCCTCTGCCTCTCCCGCTTCCTCCCCCGACCATCTCGTCGTGATGGTCCATGGAATCCTCGGGAG TACTGCTGACTGGCAATATGGAGCTAGTGAGTTTGTTAAAATGCTTCCGGACAAAGTGATGGTACATT GTAGTGAATGTAACATGTATAGGTTAACACTAGATGGTGTTGATGTTATGGGCGAGAGATTAGCAGATGAG GTTGTTGGAGTAATCATTAGAAAGCCAGAAATtagaaaaatttctttcattgcACACTCTGTGGGAGGATTGGTTGCAAGATATGCAATTGGAAGGCTGTACAGACATCCTGAAGGAAATCCTTCACAGGAGCATTTAGGTAACATCTGTGTCAGAGGAACCATATGTGGTCTGGAAGCAATAAATTTTATTACTGTTGCTACACCTCATCTTGGTTCCAGGGGAAACAGACAG GTTCCATTTCTTTTTGGCGTTACTGCCATCGAAAAAGTTGCTTCTTGTGTTATTCACTGGATATTTGGGAGAACTGGTAGGCATCTTTTCCTTACAGATAATGATGAAGGACAACCTCCCCTTTTGCTGCGTATGGTGGATGATTGTGGTGATCTTTACTTCAT GTCTGCTTTGCGAGCATTTAAACGTCGAGTGGCCTATGCAAATGTGGGCTATGATC ATATTGTGGGCTGGAGAACATCATCTATCAGACGTAATTCTGAACTGCCAACG TGGGAGGATTCTTTGAATGAGAAATACCCACATATTGTATATGAAGAACTTTCAAAAGGAACCAATTTTGATCAATGTGAAGAAGATTCAGTCATAAACAGTGACTCTGATGAGTTAGAGG AAAAGATGGTAATAGGCCTCACCCGTATATCATGGGAAAGAGTGGATGTTAGCTTCCACAGCAGCAGACAAAGGTTTGCTGCACACAGTGTCAttcag GTCaaatattcttttatgcattCAGAGGGTGCAGATGTTATACAACACATGATCGATCATTTTCTTACTTGA